The Desulfurobacterium atlanticum nucleotide sequence ATGGAGGAATTTAAAGAGATTTCAATAATCGGACTTGGACTTATTGGAGGTTCATTTGCACTTAATCTTAAAAATGGAGGATTTAAAGGGAAAATTACCGCCGTTGACCTTAATCCTGAAGCTATAGAAAAAGGTAAGGAGCTTGGTATAATAGATGACGGAGATACAGAGGGAGAGGCGATTAAAACAGCTGACCTTGTAGTTATTGCGACCCCTGTAGGTGCCTACAAAAGCGTAATTAAAACAATAAAAGAAAAGATAGACAGAAACAAAAAAGTAATAGTTACAGACCTTGGCAGTGTAAAGGGACAGCTGGTTTACTTTTGTGAAAAAGAACTTGAAGGAGTTGCACCTTTTGTTGGTGGCCATCCGATAGCAGGAACTGAAAAATCAGGCGTTGAAAACAGCGTTAACGGCCTTTTTAAAGGAGCAAAATTCATAATTACACCCACTGAAAACACCGACATAAAAGCAAAAGGGAAAATAAAACAGCTGTGGCAAAAACTCGGGTCAGAAGTTATAGAAATGGATCCTTACTACCATGACCAAATTTTTGCATCTGTAAGCCATCTTCCCCACGTTGTAGCTTACTCAATAGTTGATGCAATAGATATACTCTCTAAAAAATTCAAAACAGACCTTTTCCAGTTTACAGGAGGCGGTTTTAGAGATTTTACAAGAATTGCGATGAGCGACCCTGTAATGTGGAGGGATATTTGCATTGAAAACAAAGATAATATTTTAGAAGCTATAAAAACGTTTAAAAATGCGCTCACTGAGGTTGAAAAACTGATAGAAAAAAATGACAGAGAAGGGCTTAAAAAATTCTTTGAGATTGCAAGGGAAAAAAGAAACAAAATCCAGTAGCTTTCTGAACTGTAAAACAGAAAACTATTTTAAGATTTCTATCTGGTTTTAAAAGCCATTCTGAAAGTAAAACCCACAAATAGAAACGTATCCTTAAAATCCAAGATAAGCCTGTTTCACCTTCTCGTTATTAAGAAGATTTTCCGCTTTATCTTCCATTGTTATTCTACCGTTTTCTATAACATAAGCCCTGTCTGCAATCTTCAAAGCCTGATGGGCATTCTGCTCAACAAGCAAAATAGTTGTTTTATGCTCCCTGTTTATCTTTACAATAATTTCAAAAATCTGTTTTATTATAAGGGGAGCAAGTCCAAGACTCGGCTCATCAAGAAGAAGAAGTTTTGGTCTTGCCATAAGAGCCCTTGAGATAGCAAGCATCTGCTGCTCACCACCTGATAGTGTGCCACCAAGCTGATTTTTTCTCTCTGCAAGTCGGGGAAAGAGTTCAAAAACATACTCAAGATCCCGCTTTATACCTTCCTTATCATTACGAAGATAGGCACCCATATCAAGATTCTCCATCACTGTCAGCTCTGGAAAAATCATCCTTCCTTCAGGAACCTGAACAACACCTTTTGCAACAATCTTATGAGGGGGGAGACCGTGAATCGGCTCACCGTTAAAAATTATCTCACCTGAACGGGGAGGAACCACGCCACATATTGACATTAAAGTGGTGGTTTTCCCGGCTCCGTTGGCACCTATAAGAGTAACTATCTCCCCTTCATTAACTGTAAGAGAAACGTTATGTAAAGCCTGAATGTTTCCATAAAAAGTATTTATATTCTTAACCTCAAGCATTGTGCTCCTCTCCAAGGTAAGCTTTTATAACGTCTGGATTCCTTCTTATCTCCTCTGGAGTGCCTTTCGCAAGAAGTCTTCCGTATTCCATCACGTAAACCATTTCAGAAATGTTCATAACAAGCTTCATATCGTGCTCTATCAAAAGTATAGCTATCTTCTCATTATCTCTTATGTGGTAAATTAGATCCATAAGCTCAGCTGTCTCTTTCGGATTCATTCCTGCAGCAGGTTCATCAAGAAGAAGAATTGTAGGTTCTGTGGCAAGAGCCCTTGCTATTTCAAGGCGTCTCTGTGCCCCGTATGGTAAATTTTTCGCAAGTTCATTTACATACTTTTCAAGACCTACAGTTTTAAGAAGCTGATAGCTTTTCTCTATCGTTTCCTCTTCCTCTTCTTTTGTTTTCGGCGGTCTAAAAATAGCGCCAAGAATGCCTGTTCTTGTCCTGCAGTGTCTTCCTATCATAACGTTCTCAAGTGCTGTCATATTGGGAAAAAGCCTTATGTTCTGAAAGGTTCTTGCAAGGCCAAGTTCTGTAATCTGATTGGGCTTTAAACCGTTAATCCTTACCTTTTTGCCTTCTTTTGTTTTCAAAAATATATCTCCGGAAGTCGGCTTATAGATTCCAGTTACACAGTTGAAAAATGTTGTTTTTCCAGCACCGTTTGGACCTATAAGGGCAACTATCTGCTCAGGATAAACTTCAAGAGTTACATTATCAACAGCTACAAGACCACCAAACTTTTTAGTTAAATTTTTAACTTCAAGAATAGGCTCCTTTTGTGCTTCCATCCTTTTCTAACTCCTTCTTTTTGTAAACGAATCTTCCACCTCTAAAAGGAATTAAACCTTCAGGTCTAAACACCATTACAAGAACCATCGCAAGACCAAATACAAGCATTCTGTAATCTGAGAAAGCTCTTAAATACTCCGGCAAAAGTATCATCATAAGTGCGGCAATTATCACACCAACTATTGAACCCATTCCACCAAGAACAACTATAGCAAGAATAACCACAGATTCAAAAAAAGTAAAGCTTGCAGGGTTAACAAATGTAGTTTTAGCGGCAAAAATAACCCCTGCAAACCCCGCCCATGTGGCACCAAGGGCAAAGGCAGAAAGTTTAGCTTTAACTCTATCTATTCCCATCGCCTGACATGCTATCTCATCCTCTTTAAGAGCAAGCCATGCCCTTCCAAGACGGGAATTTTGAAGTCTGTTTACAACAAAAATTGTAAATATTACAAGGGCAACGGTAATGTAATAGATGAAAACCAAAGACTGGTCAACATTCATCTTTATTCCAAAAAGAGACGGCCTCGGAATGCCTGAAATACCACTTGGCCCGTTTGTAAGACTATCCCAGTTTTCAAGAACAATTCTAATAATTTCTCCAAAACCAAGAGTAACAATGGCAAGATAATCACCACGGAGCCTTAAAATCGGAAAAACAAGAATAATACCTGCTATAGCAGCAAGAATACCTGCAATGGGAAAAACTGCCCAGAATCCAAGTCCAAAATATTTGTTCAAAAGTGCGTATCCATAAGCCCCAACAGCATAGAAGGCAACATACCCAAGGTCAAGAAGACCAGCAAGCCCCACAACGATATTAAGTCCAAGACCAAGAACAACATAAATCAACGCTGTTGTCATGATGTTGGTCTGATATGAAGAGAAGATTAAAGGAAAAACGAGAATGAACACCAAAGCGGACAAATATATAAGTTTACTGTAATAAGGATGATTTAAAAGCTTATAAATAAAAGTATCTTCGGTATTTCCACCAGCTTTCTTATCTCTCCTTTCAAGAAGATATCTCCACAGCATTGACAAAAAGAACGCTCCGATAAAAACATAAATAACGTTATTCCATCTGTAAGAAACACTGTTTTCAGCAGGATGAAGCTTAATAACCATAATGGGAAATGTGAGAAAAACAAACCATAAAGCCGTTATAAGCGACTTTTTCATCTCTTCTACCACTCTTTCCATCTTTCTAACCTGCCATTAAACTTTTTCAGTATTTGATTTTCCTAAAATTCCAGCAGGACGGAAAATAAGAATAAGAACAAGAATTATAAACGCAAAAACATCCTCATAATCGCTTGAAATATACCCTGTTCCAAAACTTTCAGTCAAACCAAGAACAACTCCACCAAGAGCAGCACCTGGAATGCTGCCGATACCACCTAAAACAGCAGCGGTAAAAGCTTTAAGCCCTGCGATAAAACCTATGAAAAAGTTTATCTGCCCCACATAAGAACCTATCAAAACACCGCCAACAGCAGCAAGGGCAGAACCTATAATAAAAGTCAAAGAAATCGTCTTATCAACATCCACACCACACAACATAGCCATCGTTTTATTCTGGGCTGTTGCTCTCATGGCTTTTCCCATCTTTGTCTTTTTAACAAAGAGATGAAGGGCAATCATCACTATAACAGTTACAACTATGATAACCACTCCAACAGGATCAACATAATCTGCTATTTTATCAAGAAACTTAGGAACAGGAATAATTTCTGGAAAAGGCACAAAATCAGCGGTCTGAGAAAGCATAACATAGTTTTGCAAAAATATTGACATACCGATAGCACTTATAAGAGGCGAAAGACGTGAAGCATGCCTTAAAGGCTTATAGGCTATCTTTTCAACTGTAAACCCATAAGCAGAAGAGTAGATAACAGCAACAAGCGTTGAAATAAGGAAAACAAAAACGATGTTTAATCCCATTGAAGCAAGAATAGTTGCAGTTATAAGAGCTACAAAAGCTCCTATCATATATATCTCACCGTGAGCGAAATTGATAAGCTGAATAATTCCATAAACCATTGTATAACCAAGTGCTATAAGAGCATAAATACTGCCTTTTGTTAACCCGCTCATAAAAAGGTCCAAAAAGTAAGCCCAGTCCATCTCGCTGCTCCTCATTCAAACATAAATTGACGGTGAGAAGCATTATACAACACTTCTCACCGTCCTAATTTAGTATGCAGAAAAATATATGCTTTTTACTTTGAAGGTGCATAAATCTGAACAAACTTTCCGTTCCTTACCTGATAAACTGCAAAGCCTACACCTTCAGCTTCACCTTTTTTATCAAACTTAATTTTTCCAAGTGGTGTTTCCACATAGTTTGAGCGAAGTGCAGCAGTAACTTTATCAAAATCTGTTGTTCCTGCTTTTTTGATAGCCTCAAAAAGAGCCTGTGTCGCAGCATAAGCGTTAAAGTAAAATGCTCCCGGCTTTGTTCCATACTTTTTCTTATGTTCACTAAAGGCAACCTTATAGAGAGGATTTCCAGAAATATCCTTTGGACCTGAAGCATAAACTCCTTCTGCGTACTTTCCAGCTACCTGAATAAACTTATCGTTCTTTATACCATCACCGGAAATAAAAGGCGCTTTAAGTCTTTTTCTTCTCATTGTCATAACAATTTTTGAAGCTTCTGGATGGTATCCACCAAACATTACAACATCTGGACGAGCTCTTTTGATTTTTTGAACAACAGCAGAATAATCCATAGCTCCCGGAGTTATACCCTCAAAAAGAACAACTTTGGCTTTACCGCTCTTTTCTATATAGTTTTTAACATAAGTTGCAAGACCTTTACCGTAGTCACCTTTATCATGAATAATAGCAACTCTTTTAGCATGAAGCTTGTTAATTATAAAATCAGCCTGCAGTTTGCCCTGTGCATCATCAGGAGCAATTGTTCTGAAAAACACAGGATATCCAATCTCTGTAAGAGAAGGATTTGTTGCAGATGGAGAAATTACAGGAATTTTATCCTGTTTATAGATAGGAAGAGCCGCCTTTGTTGCTCCACTACAGATATGACCAATTACACCTACAACCTTGCTTGTAACAAGGCTTGTAGCAACGTTTGTCGCCACTTCCGGCTTACACTGGTCATCAAGAACGATAAGTTCAATCTTCTTACCAAGAATACCACCGTTTTTGTTGTACTTTTCTGTAACTATCTTAGCCGCGTGAACTGTCGGAATACCGAAAGGAGCAAGATCACCTGTGTGAGGCCCTGCAACCCCTATTTTGATAACATCTGCAGCAATAGACGGCGCAACTGTCATAAGCACCGCAACTAAAGCTACAGAAAGAAGGCTAAATATCTTCTTCATTCTGCTACCTCCTTTTAATAAAATATGAGTTTAATTTCCAATTTTATCTCAATCCTAAAAGTCTGTCCAGAATAATGGATGCAGCAGAACGAACAGAAAGATGATTATAATCGGTAGGACCGCATATAGGTTCAAGAATATAATCAGCCCTTTTCACAAAATCTTCTGTAAGTCCCCAGCCTGTTCCAAAACATATTACATAAGGAGAATCTTCTTTATTTATCAATTCCCTCATTTGCCCGAAAGAAACTGCATTTTCATATTTTTTAGCAGTTGTGACAACAACCTTTGGTTTCTTTCCCTCAATTTTTTCAATATCCGAAACAACATTTTCAAAATAAGGAACAGCTTTCACAAGTTTTAAAGCTTCCCATCTTTTCGGGTTATACTCTCTTCCATGCCCTCCCTGCCAGAAGGAGAGAAGCTTATTTGCAAGCCAGAGATGATTCTCTATCGGTTGAACAATGTAATAACCTTTAATCCCATAAGTTCTTGAAGACCTTGCAATATCATGGATATCAAGGGTTGTTAAAGAGGTGGTCACAACCCTTCTTTCTTTATTGTAAACAGGATAGTGAAGCAGTGAAACATAAACGGACATCTAACCTTCTCCTTTTTTGAAAAAAATATAAGCTCCAGCCCCTGCAAGATAAAGGGGAAGTAGGAGCGGTTTAAATGAGAGAACACAGGCTCCACCCAGTAAAAACGCACTTTCAAGTAGCGGAAAATAATCTTTTTTTTCCTTTTCTGTAAGTTTGCTTTCAATTAAAGACGGCAATCTCTGCATAAAAGAAGTATAAGAAACCGCCGTTTTCATTGTTCTTCTTCTAAAATCATCAAGTAAAAATTTTGGAATAAGCTTTTTCAAATATGGTTGAAGGACAGGAGGCAGGGTAAATTCTGGATAGATAATTCTTGCCACAGACTCTGTATGTGTAACAGTTTTAAGAAGAACAAGAAGCTCTTCAGGGAGAACAAGATTAAACTGCTTTGTTATTGCAAGTTCTTCGTAGAAAAACTTTTCAGCATCTATCTTTGAAAGAGGTCTGTTGTAATACTTATCAAGAAAAATCAGAAGTTCTCTTTTAAGAAGCTGCTCATTCACATCTTTTCCAACAGCTCCAACCATCTTTAAAGCTTCAATAATAAGGTCAACATCCTTTTTCATAACCGCATAAGAAAACATGAAAAACGCAGAAAAGGTATCCGGACAGAGTCTTCCAATTATTCCAAAATCTACAAAAGCAAGCCTTCCATCGTCAAGAACAAATATATTACCCGGATGCAAATCTCCGTGAAACACCGAAAGCTCAAAAATCTGCCTGTTTACAACTATAACAAAATCTTCAGCAAGCTTGCGCCTGTCAAATTTCTCAAGATTTTTCACATCTGTAAGCTTTGTTCCCTCTATAAATTCAGACACAAGAACATTTCTATTTGTATAATCCCAGTAAACTTCTGGTATAACAAGCCTTGGCTCCTTTTCAACGGCAAACTGCCGAAACATCTCCATGTAGGATGCCTCTTTTGTAAGGTCAAACTCATCAAGTAAAACCCTTTCAAACTCTTCAACTATGGAAGGAACCCTGTAATCCCTTAAAGGTTTAACAAATCCCGCAAGTTTGTTCACCAAAAGTTTTAGAATGGTTATATCTTTCTTTATATGCTTTTCAACTCCCGGCTTTATAACCTTCACAGCAACCTTTTCACCGGACTTTAAAACCGCAGTGTGAACCTGTGCTATAGAGCCTGAACCTATAGGTTCCTCGGAGAATTCCAAAAACTCATCCCTAATATCACCTAAAACAGAAAGTATCTCTTCTGTCGGAGCGGGAGGAACTTTATCCTGAAGTTTTTCAAGTTCTTTTATAAACTCTTCAGAGAAAACATCAACCCTTGTTGAAAGCATCTGACCAATTTTTATGTAGGTTGGTCCAAGAGTTTCAAGAGCAACTCTCAACCTTTCTGGAGGAGGATAGTCAAGCAGAAATTTCCATTTTCTAAAAAAAAGCTTCCCTGCTCTTAAAAAAACAGAAGGAACACGTTCACTTAAATACTCATAACTACAATAAAAGAGTGCCCCTAAAATATCCCTTAACCTTTTGTTTCTTTCGCCTATTGATATCAACCCTTATCACCTTTCAATTTTTCAATCTCGTCTTTCAACTTTTCAATCTCTTTTTTAAGCTCTTCAAATTCCGACCTTGTAACAAGATTCATCTTTCCCAGTATCTTCTCTATTTTGCTTTCAATTTCTTCTTTCTGCTCCTCTATACTCTTTTTGACCTCAGAAAGAATCTTAACTCCTTCCTTCTCGGCTATCTTACCCTCTTCTTCAAGTTTTTTTACTATTTCCTCTATTTTCCTGTTTACCACAGAAATAGCTCCTATCTCAACAAGTGCTATTTTCCTGATAATATCTGAAAGTCTTTCCATAACTCCTCCACAAATCAGATTTTACATATTTAAATTTATACCATAATCTTATAAACTTCTAAAGAAAAGTTTTCCTTTCAAAGGTTTTTGTTTAAAATAGGAATTCAAAATCGCTGTTTCTGTTTAAGGAGTTTAGGTGAAAAAGCTTTTAGCTACCGTGCTTTTTCTAATTCTTGCAAACAATATCGCCTTCGCCAGAACATCTTACCCTGTTACAGTTACAGCTGATAAAGTTACAGGAAACATTAAAGAACTCATAACAGCAATAAACGGAACTTTAAAATACGGAAACACAACACTATCCGCTGACCTTATAGTTTTTGACAGAAAGGAAAAAAAACTAACGGCCATAGGTAATGTTCTATTTAAAGATGGAAACACAAGACTTCTCTGCATCGAGCTTAAATACTCCCTTAAAACCAAAAAAGCGGAATTAACAGATGCAAAAGGACAGTTGTCAAAAACAGACTTTATAAAAGCTAAAAAACTTATAAAACTATCACAAAACTTGTGGATAGCATACGATGGAATATATACCCCCTGCTGTAACTGCTGTGAAAGACCTGACTGGTCAATAGAAGCAAAAGAGTTTAAGGTGCAGACGGGGAAAAGTTTTAAAGGGAAATGGGTCGCTTTTGACATATTTTCTGTTCCTGTAATACTTTCACCTGTAATAAGTGGACCGATAGTTGAAAAGAGAACAACAGGATTTTTAATACCTCGTCTTGGCTACATAAGAAACCAGGGATTTACAGTAAAGCAACCTTTCTTTCTTGTCCTTGGAAGAAGTGCTGACGCTACATTTTACTTTGAAAAGCGATTCAATGATGGAAGTGCAAAAGGTATAAATTTTCGCTACGTTTTATCTCCATATGCCAGAGGCGATCTTGATTACAACAGGGTTGACTCTGAAGACAAAACAGAGTGGAGTATAAACTTAAATCATTCCTACTTAAAATCGGATTACTCTTACGGCCATATAAGAGTCAACGTTGTAAGCAGTAGAAACTTTTATACAGAAAGCGGTGTTCAGGACACAGAGATCCTTACAAGCCAATACACAAAATCGGACATTACTTACTCAAAACTATGGACTCATGCTATCTTAAATACAAATTTTGTTTATTTTGACAGTCTTGACGGTTCTTCAGACACAACGTTTCAAAAACTTCCAGAAATCAATTTCTACCTTATGGACGTTCCTTTGAATAAAAAACTTCCTTTAACGTTCAGCTTTGATTCAAGTCTTACCTACTTTTACAGAAAAGTCGGTTTCCGTGGCATTAGAATAAACGCAAATCCCTCCATCAGATATACATTTTACACAGGAAGCATAAAAAACAGTTTCAAACTCTCAAACCTCAACTCTTTATACACTATAATGGACAACGGAACAGACCATATCTATAGAAACCTTTGGATGTATGAAGAGAACCATTTTACAAACTTTCAGATCAAATCAAAAAATTACAAACTTTCCATCTCTCCCGAATTGTCTTTCAATTTCACAGAAAAGAAAAGCCAGGATAATATTCCCAATTTTGACGGCACAGACCACATACAGGAAGAAAAAAAGATAAAGGGAAGTTTAACTTTTAACTTCTACACAAATCAGACAAAACTTGCAAAAATTGATATAGATAACAGCTACAATTTTTATATGGATGAACACCCATGGCAACCCTGGAAAGTAAACGTAGAACTGTTACCTGAATCCAGCATAAAAAGCAGTGAATACATAGAAATTGATAGTAATACCGGCAAAACCAGAAAGATAAACACAAAAGTAGAAATGAACTTTCCAAAATTTTCCCTGTGGGCAAATCATTACAGATCTTTTGTTGAAACCGAAACCAACAACTACCTGAGATGGGGAACAAAAATAAAGCTAAACAGATACCTTACATTCTCATATTCCCACAGATACGATTTTCAATACCACTTTGACAGAGAAAGAACATATTCTTTATTAATAAACAGAAACTGCTGGAACGGAAATCTATCCTACCATTGGATTAAAAGCTCCGATGGTAAAATCACATACCAGATAACACTAACAATAAACCTGATAAAACTTGGAGGCTACCAGTATAGATATGAGGGAGAAAAATTTGAACCTACATCTATTACAGGAGGTTAACAATGGAATGTAAAAGAGAGAGAAACATTTCCTCATGCGGATGCTCTTATAGAAACTGCCCAAGAAAAGGAATATGCTGTGAATGCATAAGATATCACAGAAAAAATAATGAGCTTCCCGGATGTTTATTTCCGTCAGAAGCTGAAAGAATGTATGATAGAAGTATGGAATTTTTCATAAAAGTGTGGGCTGAAAAATTGGGATATAAACTGGTAAAGGCGTAAAATGGCAGAAAATATAAGAAGATTTAACACATTTTCCGGTGTTTTTGTTCCAACTTTACTGTCCATTTTTGGCGTTATCCTTTTTCTAAGAACAGGGTGGGTAATAGGCAACACAGGATTAATGGAAGGAATCATCCTGATTACTCTTGCAATGTCTATCTCTTTTGCTACCGGACTTTCCCTTTCATCAATATCCACAAATAAAGAGGTAGGGATAGGGGGAGTTTACTACATCATATCAAGAAGTCTTGGTCTTGACATCGGAGGGACGGTAGGCATTCCCCTATTTATATCTCAGGCAATATCGGTGGCCTTCTATCTGATAGGTTTTGCCGAATCCCTCAGGGGTATCTTTCCGAATGTTCCTATATTTACTGTAGCAACTGCCGTTCTTATACTTTTTACAATAATAGCTTACATCGGCGCAGATTTTGTAGTTAAGCTACAAATAGGTATTTTTGCTGCTTTACTGCTTGGTATTTTCTCTTTTCTTCTTAATCCTCATTTTACGCTAATTGCTGAAAATCTTGCCCCCCATTATCTTCCTGGAGAAAACCTCTGGAGTGTGTTTGCCGTATTCTTCCCGGCAGTAACAGGAGTAACAGCTGGCATTGCGATGTCAGGTGAACTAAAAAATCCAAAAAGAGCTATTCCATTAGGAATAATCTCCGCTCTCACAGTATCCTATTTAACCTATCTCCTGATAGCTTACAAGCTATCAGCAACAGCACCATATACCACACTCCAGAAAGACACCCTTGTAATGGTCCATAACTCCGTTTTCCCTCCACTTGTATATGTTGGAATCTGGATGGCAACGCTATCTTCTGCGCTAACTTTTATCATCGGAGCTCCAAGAACACTACAGGCTCTTGCGGTAGACGGCATAGTTCCCCAAATTTTCGCTGCAACTCTCGGCTCTAAAAAGAATGAACCAAGAGCTGGAATTCTCATCACATACGCAATTGCCCAAGGGTCATTACTCCTTGGCTCCCTTAATGTTGTAGCTGCTGTAATTACAATGTTCTTCCTGATTACTTATGCTGTAACAAACCTTGCTGCAGCCCTTTACTCCCTTTTAAACCCGCCAACTTACAGACCATCCTTTAAAATTCCATGGTTTATCTCTTTTTACGGAGTAGCAGGCTCTTACATAGTTATGTTTTTAATAAACAGCCTTGCAACGGTTGTAGCAACAGCTATTTTGGTTCTCCTTTACCTCTTTCTGAGAAAAAAACATCTCCAGCAAGCGTGGGGAGATATAAAAACAGGGATACTCATCTCCATTGCAAAATTCTGCCTCTTAAAACTTACTGAAAAGAAGCAGGACCCAAAAGATTGGAGACCCAATGTTTTAGTATTTTGCGGTGCTCCAGACGAAAGACCTTACCT carries:
- a CDS encoding amino acid permease; amino-acid sequence: MAENIRRFNTFSGVFVPTLLSIFGVILFLRTGWVIGNTGLMEGIILITLAMSISFATGLSLSSISTNKEVGIGGVYYIISRSLGLDIGGTVGIPLFISQAISVAFYLIGFAESLRGIFPNVPIFTVATAVLILFTIIAYIGADFVVKLQIGIFAALLLGIFSFLLNPHFTLIAENLAPHYLPGENLWSVFAVFFPAVTGVTAGIAMSGELKNPKRAIPLGIISALTVSYLTYLLIAYKLSATAPYTTLQKDTLVMVHNSVFPPLVYVGIWMATLSSALTFIIGAPRTLQALAVDGIVPQIFAATLGSKKNEPRAGILITYAIAQGSLLLGSLNVVAAVITMFFLITYAVTNLAAALYSLLNPPTYRPSFKIPWFISFYGVAGSYIVMFLINSLATVVATAILVLLYLFLRKKHLQQAWGDIKTGILISIAKFCLLKLTEKKQDPKDWRPNVLVFCGAPDERPYLTEFAKFLSFNDGIITLANIITTTSDEKITLLKEKEIEKLFSHIKKHKLDFFPKVIVERNLENTFSRIAQYYGFGRVEANTVLFGWGKSRKNQIKLIKDIKNLLKFKKDVLILNYNNLKGWGKREKIDIWWGGKGGNFALMTFIAHTLADSPEWKKSGIRVMKVVNSEKELNIFKTAYSNLLKAARLDAEVVIVPNFSGKDFKELIKEHSLNADLIILGLSIPKEKEEEKTADRITYLSEDMPTTLFVRSMTPKDIWDIG
- a CDS encoding DUF6485 family protein, which codes for MECKRERNISSCGCSYRNCPRKGICCECIRYHRKNNELPGCLFPSEAERMYDRSMEFFIKVWAEKLGYKLVKA